One Brassica napus cultivar Da-Ae chromosome A1, Da-Ae, whole genome shotgun sequence genomic region harbors:
- the LOC106441268 gene encoding probable polygalacturonase, with translation MRSLLYTIGSLLILLLSHDGGFTGAADAEHTFRATDIHTHRHRRNHGHRRGEEFEYSALSCRAYSASLDEFGAVGDGVTSNTAAFRDAVSQLSHFADYGGSLLFVPAGRWLTGSFNLTSHFTLFLHRDAVLLASQEESDYEVIEPLPSYGRGRDTDGGRFISLLFGSNLTDVVITGENGTIDGQGEPWWGKFKRGELKYTRPYLIEIMHSDGIQISNLTFLNSPSWHIHPVYSSNIVIQDLTILAPVTVPNTDGINPDSCTNTRIEDCYIVSGDDCIAVKSGWDQYGINYGMPTKQLLIRRLTCISPDSAVIALGSEMSGGIEDVRAEDIIAINSESGIRIKTAIGRGGYVKDVYVRGMTMQTMKYVFWMTGSYGSHPDEHYDPNALPVIQNINYQDMVAENVTMPAQLAGITGDQFTGICISNVTITLSKKPKKVLWNCTDVSGYTSGVTPEPCQLLPEKQPGTVVPCNFPESSIPIDEVKLQRCYSRRRLM, from the exons ATGCGAAGCCTTCTCTACACCATCGGTTCCCTTCTCATTCTCCTTCTCAGCCACGATGGTGGCTTTACCGGAGCCGCCGATGCCGAACATACCTTCAGAGCCACCGATATACATACTCATCGCCATCGTCGCAACCATGGCCACCGTCGCGGAGAAGAGTTTGAGTACTCAGCCTTATCGTGTAGAGCTTATTCAGCGTCTCTTGACGAGTTCGGCGCCGTAGGAGACGGCGTGACCTCAAATACAGCGGCGTTTCGCGATGCAGTGTCGCAGCTTAGTCATTTCGCAGACTATGGTGGCTCCTTGTTATTTGTTCCCGCCGGACGGTGGCTCACCGGAAGCTTTAACCTCACCAGCCATTTCACGCTTTTCCTCCACCGTGATGCAGTTCTCCTCGCCTCCCAg GAAGAAAGTGACTATGAAGTGATAGAGCCATTGCCTTCGTACGGACGAGGGAGAGACACAGATGGTGGAAGATTCATCAGTCTACTTTTTGGTTCCAACTTAACCGACGTGGTTATCACCG gTGAAAATGGCACGATTGATGGACAAGGAGAGCCATGGTGGGGAAAATTCAAGAGAGGAGAATTAAAATACACAAGACCATATTTGATTGAGATTATGCATTCCGATGGTATCCAAATCTCCAATCTCACATTCTTGAATTCTCCTTCTTGGCACATTCACCCGGTCTACAGCAG CAATATTGTTATCCAAGACTTGACGATATTAGCACCGGTCACGGTACCAAACACCGACGGGATCAACCCTG ATTCTTGTACAAACACGAGGATCGAAGACTGCTACATTGTGTCCGGAGACGATTGTATCGCTGTGAAGAGTGGATGGGATCAGTACGGAATCAACTACGGCATGCCCACGAAACAGCTTCTGATCCGACGGCTCACATGCATTTCCCCCGACAGTGCCGTGATCGCTTTAGGCAGCGAGATGTCCGGTGGAATAGAGGATGTTCGAGCTGAAGATATCATCGCCATCAACTCAGAATCAGGAATAAG GATCAAAACAGCTATTGGTCGAGGAGGGTACGTGAAGGATGTGTACGTAAGAGGCATGACGATGCAGACGATGAAATACGTTTTCTGGATGACCGGAAGCTACGGTTCGCATCCCGACGAGCATTATGATCCGAATGCTTTACCGGTGATTCAGAACATTAACTATCAAGACATGGTGGCAGAGAACGTGACGATGCCGGCTCAATTGGCTGGGATCACGGGAGATCAGTTCACTGGGATATGTATCTCTAACGTGACGATCACGCTTTCTAAGAAACCTAAGAAAGTGCTTTGGAATTGTACTGACGTGTCTGGTTACACGAGCGGTGTGACTCCGGAGCCGTGTCAGTTGTTGCCGGAGAAGCAGCCGGGGACGGTTGTGCCGTGTAACTTCCCTGAAAGTTCTATTCCCATTGATGAAGTGAAGCTCCAACGTTGCTACTCCAGGAGAAGGCTCATGTGA
- the LOC125578445 gene encoding F-box protein At5g25290-like isoform X2 gives MNLPDQHRSLKLTIPQSSRSPGLMLFPRDGGCVLYDPIEGNIQTNLGDFPGCRFLANSGNWLLVLDSGSNLYIIDVCSKETIPLPSLESIESADCIVKRVGDREFIREESGAIYGDLSADVVRGLLWVSESGKEYVVVWLFDLPGHSYMSFCKNGDTHYTDIPLVFDDYAFHKYDGLSDMVLCGTRLYVSTSRRFVRVFDLSGPQGFFKDITGQTPFPMLSRHDQRYDSSIAVTTSSGEVLLVESDPSSRTWFRIYKKDPDVEDPDHACHTVTEVHSLGGEALLLDLGFTVPANKALGIKPDSIYFTRHFRPCHCSPRDLDICVYNLVTQSLHRYHNLNKMDLMDARWFLPGN, from the coding sequence ATGAATTTGCCGGATCAACATCGGAGTTTAAAGCTGACGATCCCCCAGTCAAGCAGATCTCCAGGGCTGATGCTTTTTCCGAGAGACGGTGGTTGTGTGCTGTACGACCCTATAGAAGGCAATATCCAGACTAACCTGGGAGACTTTCCAGGGTGTAGATTCCTGGCAAACTCGGGCAACTGGCTGTTGGTGTTAGATTCTGGTTCCAATTTATATATCATAGACGTGTGTAGTAAGGAAACGATCCCTCTTCCGTCTCTAGAGTCGATTGAGTCAGCTGATTGTATTGTCAAGCGCGTGGGAGATAGAGAATTTATAAGGGAGGAGTCTGGCGCTATTTACGGGGATCTGAGTGCTGATGTGGTGAGGGGACTTTTGTGGGTTTCGGAGAGTGGAAAAGAGTACGTCGTGGTGTGGTTGTTCGACCTCCCTGGACACTCTTACATGAGCTTCTGCAAGAATGGGGATACTCATTACACTGACATTCCTCTCGTTTTCGATGACTATGCCTTTCACAAGTATGATGGCTTGTCGGATATGGTGCTATGTGGTACCCGCCTCTACGTCTCAACAAGTCGTCGTTTTGTTCGAGTCTTTGATCTGTCTGGACCGCAAGGTTTCTTCAAGGACATTACCGGTCAAACACCATTCCCAATGCTTTCTCGTCATGATCAGAGGTACGATTCTAGCATTGCGGTTACAACATCATCAGGAGAGGTTTTGTTGGTTGAGAGTGATCCATCCAGTAGGACCTGGTTCCGCATCTACAAGAAGGATCCTGATGTAGAAGATCCAGATCACGCCTGCCACACGGTTACTGAGGTACATTCTCTTGGTGGTGAGGCACTGCTTCTTGACTTGGGTTTCACTGTGCCTGCTAACAAGGCCCTTGGTATCAAACCTGACTCCATCTATTTCACCCGTCACTTTCGTCCCTGCCATTGCTCACCTCGCGACCTTGACATCTGCGTGTACAATCTTGTAACCCAGTCCCTCCATCGCTATCACAATCTTAACAAGATGGATCTCATGGATGCTCGATGGTTTCTCCCTGGGAATTAG
- the LOC125578445 gene encoding uncharacterized protein LOC125578445 isoform X1 — MASSSHYHYHNNDDNDDEFESVFEDLLEIPDTILEPKERKKRIFIERDREEGHRKLWNDYFSETPTYPPNIFRRRFRMSKPLFMRIVHRLSTEVHYFAPTQDALGRSSLSPIQKCTAAIRQLAYGGGADTVDEYVRLGETTARNCLHQFTAAIIDLFGDEYLRRPTPEDLERLLHKGEQRGFPGMIGSIDCMHWEWKNCPTAWHGMYSRGTDKPTIVLEAVASYDLWIWHAFFGAPGTMNDLNILDRSPVFDDIINGVAPEVNFHVNGREYNLAYYLTDGIYPEWATFIRSIRLPQGPKHSLFATAQESVRKDVERAFGVLQARFAVIKNPSSLWKKSKIANIMRACIILHNMIVEDERRTDDQDETFQDQDVSFCVKMPTEIFSSLDRRARVRDRPVHQQLKHDLIEHIWDKFGP, encoded by the coding sequence ATGGCATCTTCATCTCATTACCATTACCACAATAATGATGACaatgatgatgaatttgaaTCAGTCTTTGAAGATTTATTAGAAATCCCTGATACTATTCTGGAACCGAAAGAGCGGAAAAAACGTATATTTATCGAGAGAGACCGGGAAGAAGGCCATCGAAAGCTCTGGAATGATTATTTTTCGGAAACTCCAACATATCCGCCCAATATATTCCGGCGACGGTTTCGAATGAGTAAGCCGTTGTTCATGCGCATTGTCCACCGTCTCTCTACGGAAGTTCACTATTTTGCTCCTACACAAGATGCACTTGGAAGGTCAAGTCTATCACCGATCCAAAAATGCACGGCCGCAATTCGTCAATTAGCATATGGTGGTGGGGCCGATACGGTAGACGAATATGTTCGACTTGGTGAAACAACAGCGCGGAATTGCTTGCACCAATTTACTGCCGCAATTATCGACTTGTTTGGCGATGAATACCTAAGACGTCCAACACCGGAGGATCTTGAAAGACTACTACATAAGGGAGAACAacgtggatttcccgggatgattggaagcatcgactgtatgcactgggagtggaagaattgccccACCGCTTGGCATGGTATGTATTCACGAGGAACCGATAAACCAACGATTGTCCTCGAGGCCGTAGCTTCTTAtgacctctggatatggcatgcattttttggagctccaggtactatgaacgatctaaatattcttgatcgatcacctgtttttgatgacattattaacGGAGTTGCTCCGGAAGTCAACTTCCATGTTAACGGAAGGGAGTACAATTTGGCCTACTATCTCACTGATGGTATTTATCCAGAATGGGCGACATTTATTCGATCTATCCGACTACCACAGGGTCCAAAACATTCCCTATTTGCTACAGCCCAAGAATCAGTCCGAAAAGACGTTGAGCGTGCCTTTGGAGTCCTACAAGCTAGATTCGCCGTTATTAAAAATCCATCTAGTTTATGGAAAAAATCGAAGATAGCcaatattatgagagcatgtatcatactccataatatgattgtcgaagatGAACGACGTACAGACGATCAAGATGAGACGTTTCAAGATCAGGATGTTTCATTTTGCGTTAAGATGCCTACAGAGATTTTTAGTTCACTTGATCGTCGAGCAAGAGTTCGGGATAGACCAGTCCATCAACAATTGAAACATGATTTGATCGAACATATATGGGATAAATTTGGACCTTAA
- the LOC125576158 gene encoding glutathione S-transferase T3-like, whose product MDSRNPLNPYGQSPSLVGLLNSQNFSYESYQPGVHIGESQQSSEIPPFSSQETETPVGSKERKKWTPADDEVIISAWINTSKDPVVGNSQKLGTFWSRVGEYYAASPHAVQSGDRREHLNIKQRWHKINDFTNKFCAAYAAAERQITSGQSENDVLKVAHDIYFADHKKKFTLEHAWCLLRFEQKWLSLNTPKPSGTSKRKGCETPCQSTNTTAADDEVRPEGIKAAKANRNTGKGKSVAEYATIMDMKREDWEMKKDDLDRKERLSKLAILDTLLARTEPLSVAEEVVKNKLLNLLF is encoded by the coding sequence ATGGATTCAAGGAATCCATTGAATCCATATGGTCAGTCCCCTAGTTTAGTCGGCCTCCTTAACAGTCAGAACTTTTCTTATGAAAGTTACCAACCGGGTGTCCACATTGGAGAATCACAACAGTCATCAGAGATCCCTCCTTTTAGTTCACAAGAAACCGAGACACCAGTGGGCTCTAAGGAGAGAAAGAAGTGGACACCAGCCGATGACGAGGTTATAATCAGCGCTTGGATAAACACGTCTAAAGACCCGGTTGTAGGAAATTCACAGAAGCTAGGCACTTTCTGGTCCCGAGTTGGTGAATATTATGCTGCATCTCCACATGCTGTACAGAGTGGTGACCGAAGAGAGCATCTCAATATAAAGCAGAGGTGGCACAAGATTAACGATTTCACTAACAAGTTCTGTGCTGCATATGCAGCAGCAGAGAGACAGATCACCTCTGGTCAAAGTGAGAACGATGTTCTCAAGGTGGCACACGACATCTACTTCGCTGATCACAAGAAGAAATTTACTCTAGAGCATGCGTGGTGTCTTCTGAGGTTTGAACAAAAGTGGCTAAGCCTCAACACTCCTAAACCTAGTGGCACTTCTAAACGAAAAGGTTGTGAGACTCCTTGTCAGAGTACAAACACGACTGCTGCTGATGATGAGGTCCGGCCTGAAGGTATAAAGGCCGCTAAGGCTAATAGGAACACGGGTAAAGGAAAGTCAGTGGCTGAGTATGCAACAATTATGGATATGAAGAGGGAAGATTGGGAGATGAAGAAGGATGATTTGGATAGGAAGGAGAGACTATCAAAGCTCGCTATTCTAGACACTCTCTTAGCCAGAACAGAACCACTGAGTGTGGCTGAAGAAGTTGTCAAGAATAAGCTACTAAACCTGTTGTTCTGA